The genomic window CTGACATTATTAATACTGTAGCTATTGCAACAAATCTAGTTCCTCCAAAGAATGAAAACGCATCAGGTAATTCTATATTTTGAAACTTTTCATGAATAAAAAAAACTAAAATTCCACATATCAAAGCTCCTAGCGCTCCAGTATCAATACTTTGAATCCCCATTATCATTTTTGTATCTGCAATTTTTAATAATCCTTTTTCAGTTAAGTAAAAGTTAGTTCCTAATTGCATAGATATATATCCAATTAGACCTGAAAATGCAGCTATTTCTTTATTTTCTCTTGCCATTCCTAAAGGAATTGCTACCGCAAACATAAGTGGTAAGAATGAAAATGCTACCAAACTTATTTTTATCATAAAATTAAACATCATTTGTAAAACTAAATTGCCCAAGAAAGGAAACATCTCAATCGTTGTTCCACCTGTAAATGCTGCTCCTATACCTAACAATATCCCCATTGCAGCCAATAATGCTACTGGCAACATAAAGGTTTTACCTAAACTCTGAAAAAATTCCCATGCACTAATTTTGTTCTTAATAGTCATACTATCCCCCTTGTTATTTTTTTATATTTTATTGTATTCTTAAAATCTGAATTGTTCAATTATAATTCTGTTTCATTTTTTTTCGAAAAGAATTCACAGTATAATTTTTGCAAATTAGTTTCCATTTTTTAAAATAACAAAAATTTATTTGATTTTTTGCCTATTTTAATGTAAAATATATCAATATATAAGTGAAATAAATAACTTAAAAAGGAGTACTAATTATATGGAATCGAAAAAATTAAACTGGCGTATGCTAGCAATGATGGGATTCACTGTAGTTTGGGGATTTGGAAATGTTGTTAATAATTACGCTAACCAAGGTCTTACAGTTGTAGTTTCATGGATTTTAATTCTGTCTTTATATTTTTTACCATACACTTTAATGGTTGGTGAGATGGGATCAGTTTTTGATCATAAATCAGGTGGTGTTTCAAGTTGGATTAACTCAACTTATGGCCCTATGATTGCTTATTTAGCAGGATGGACTTATTGGGTTGTTCACATCCCTTACCTTGCACAAAAACCACAAAGTGCACTTGTTGCTCTGAGCTGGGTTATATTCCAAGATGGAAGTGTTATAAAAACAATAAATCCTTTATTTTTACAAAGTATTGTATTAGGAATATTTATATTCTTTCTTTGGCTTTCTTCAAAAGGAGTTAACTCTTTAAAAAGAATTGGAGCCGTTGCTGGAACTTCAATGTTCTTCATGGGTATTTTATATATTCTACTAACTGTTGCTGCTCCATCTATTGTAGGAGCAAGATCTGCAACTGAAGTATGGAACTTTAAAACTTTTATGCCTAAATTTGATTTTGCTTACTTTACGACAATTTCAATGCTAGTTTTTGCTGTTGGTGGTTGTGAAAAAATATCACCTTATGTTAAAGACATTGAAAACCCTTCAAAGAATTTCCCTAAAGGTATGCTAGCTCTTGCTATTATGGTTGGAATGTCAGCACTTCTTGGATCTTTTGCTATGGGTATTATGTTTAACAGTGGAAATCTTCCTCCAGATCTTAAAATGAATGGACAATACTACGCATTTAAGCTTTTAGGAGAATACTACGGAGTTGGAAATCTTCTTATGATTTTATATGCTATTGCCAATACATTAGGACAAATATCTAGTTTAATGTTCTCTATTGATGCTCCACTTAAAATATTGATTGGAGAAGGAGATAAAAACTATATCCCAAAATCATTCACTAAGACAAATGAATTTGGTGCACCAATAAACGGTTACAAGTTAACTGCAGTTCTTGTAGGTATATTAATTATAATTCCTGCTCTTGGAATTGGAGATATGAACAATCTTTACAACTGGCTTTTAGATTTAAATTCTATTGTTATGCCTTTGAGATATCTATGGGTTTTCCTTGCATATATTGGACTTAGAGGACTTGTTAAAAATAAATCTCTTAGTAGCGCATCTTCATTTAAATTTATAAAGAATGATAAAATTGCAACTTTAGTAGGTGTTTGGTGTTTTGGATTTACAGCTTTTGCTTGTCTAATGGGAATCTTCCCTAAAAACATTCAGTTATTTAGTTCTGAGTGGTTCTTCCAAATAACATTAAATATTTTAACTCCAATAGTTTTAGTTGGATTAGGACTTATTTTCCCTAAGATTGCAAAAAAAACTAACTTTTAAGACAATCTAAAAAAATAAAAAATGCGAGAATATCTCGCATTTTTTATTTTTTAACTCTATATAAATCTTCTTGTTTGCCAATATCTTCTAGACCAATAATTGTCATATTCTGAGATAGTAACCCCTGTTGTTCTGCCTGCATGAACAAATTTATTATTTCCAACATAAACTCCAACATGATTTATTCTCTTATTCATTTTAAAGAAAATCAAATCTCCAACTTTCCATTCAGATTTTGATGAAATCCTTTCACCTATTCTAGCTTGAGTTAAAGTAGTTCTAGGTAATTCTAAAGCAAATTTATCTCTATATAAATTCTGAACTAATGCAGAACAATCAACACCATTTTTACTTGTTCCTCCATATCTATATCTAATTCCTTCCCAGGCAGAATAAAAATTCATTATTTTCTGACTTTTTATATACTCTGGGGCTACCTTATTTTTTGTTAGTTCAACATTTTTAATCGTTTTTGTTTTAATTTTTTCTGCAAATATCTTAGT from Cetobacterium sp. 8H includes these protein-coding regions:
- a CDS encoding NlpC/P60 family protein, which gives rise to MGKKFLKIFSVLIFVSCFTTTKIFAEKIKTKTIKNVELTKNKVAPEYIKSQKIMNFYSAWEGIRYRYGGTSKNGVDCSALVQNLYRDKFALELPRTTLTQARIGERISSKSEWKVGDLIFFKMNKRINHVGVYVGNNKFVHAGRTTGVTISEYDNYWSRRYWQTRRFI
- a CDS encoding APC family permease encodes the protein MESKKLNWRMLAMMGFTVVWGFGNVVNNYANQGLTVVVSWILILSLYFLPYTLMVGEMGSVFDHKSGGVSSWINSTYGPMIAYLAGWTYWVVHIPYLAQKPQSALVALSWVIFQDGSVIKTINPLFLQSIVLGIFIFFLWLSSKGVNSLKRIGAVAGTSMFFMGILYILLTVAAPSIVGARSATEVWNFKTFMPKFDFAYFTTISMLVFAVGGCEKISPYVKDIENPSKNFPKGMLALAIMVGMSALLGSFAMGIMFNSGNLPPDLKMNGQYYAFKLLGEYYGVGNLLMILYAIANTLGQISSLMFSIDAPLKILIGEGDKNYIPKSFTKTNEFGAPINGYKLTAVLVGILIIIPALGIGDMNNLYNWLLDLNSIVMPLRYLWVFLAYIGLRGLVKNKSLSSASSFKFIKNDKIATLVGVWCFGFTAFACLMGIFPKNIQLFSSEWFFQITLNILTPIVLVGLGLIFPKIAKKTNF